In the genome of Gemmatimonadales bacterium, the window GTGACCGCCGCGCGGGTGCGTGAGGTGCTGGGCCTCGCCGGCGACGAGCTGTTCGCCGAGCTGCTCAGTCTCGTCGCCGAGCGCCGCCCGGCCGGCGTCTTCCCTCTGGTCGAGCGCCTGATGGAATCGGGCGCCGACCTGGCCGAGTTCATGTCCGGCGCCGCCGACACCTGCCGCTCATTGCTCCAATTGCAGCTCGGCGGCGACCCCGACGGCCTCACCGAGGCCATGCGTAACACCCTCGCCGCCTACCGCGATCGCCTGGAGCCCGGCGACCTCCTCCGCATGCTTCGCCTCTCGGCCGAGCAGGAGGCCGCAATCCGGCGGAGCGCCAACTCGCGCCTCGTCGTCGAGACTCTGCTTTTGCGCTGGACGATGATGGACCGCATCGTGGATTTGCGGGAGGTGATCTCCGGCACCCCGCCGGCCGAGCCCCCGTCCCTTTCTGCGCCGCGACCCCGCACCGAGCGTACCGCGCCGAGCGATCCCGCCGCGCCGCCGAGCGCCCCGATCGCGTTCGCGCTCGACTCCCTCCGCGCCGAGTGGCCCGCGCTCGTTACGGCCGTCCGCACAAGGGCCCAGTTCCTCGGGGAAGCGCTGGCCCTCGCCACCCCAGTCGAGGCCGCACCGCCCAAGCTCGCCATCGAGCTGCCCGCCGCGAGCGCCTATTTCGCCCGCATGCTGGAGGAGAAAGCCGCGCAGATCGAAGAGGTGCTGGCGCGCGTGCTCGCCCAGCCCGTACGCCTCGCCGTCGCCGTCACGTCGGCGGACGGCTCCGCCGACCGCCCCGAGCGCCTCACCGAGAGCGCCAGCCGGGCCGAGCGCCTGCGCCGCCTTCGAGACCGGGACCCGGCCCTCGACACGGCGGCCGACGCGTTAGATTTGGAGATCGTCGAGTAGCCGCATCCGCCGGTTCCCGAAGCCCGTATTCGGTTGCGGCGCGATTTGACCCTTCCTACGTTTGGCGGAAAGCGCCGCAAGGCGCCCCGGGTGACAATGGCGGGATTACCCGAATCTATGGCCGACTTCCAGCAGCTCCTGCAGTTGAGCCAGCAGGTGCAGGGTCGCCTGCAGCAACTGCAGTCGGAGCTCGCGGGTCGCACGTTCGAGACGAGTGCCGGCGGCGGGCTGGTGCGCGTGACCGCGGACGGACGGGGCACGGTGCGCGGCATTGCGATCGATCCCGCCGTCTTTCAGGAGCACGACGCCGAGTTCCTCGCGGACCTCGTGCTGTCGGCGGTGGCCGAGGCGCAGCGCCGCGCCGCCGATCTCCTGCAGGCCGAAATGCGGAAGGTCCAGCCGTTCCCGTTTCCATCGCTCTGAACGTGGGGGCGATCGAGCAACTGATCGCCGAGCTGGCAAAGTTGCCGGGGATCGGCCGCAAGACGGCGCAGCGCCTCACGTACCATCTGTTGCAGCATGCGCCCGGGCAGGCCGGGCAGCTCGCGGCCGCACTCACGGCGGTGGCGGAGCAGGTGCGGCCGTGCGAGCAGTGCGGCAATCCGACCGAGGCGCAGCCCTGTGCGATCTGCGGCGATCCGCGGCGCGATGCCACGCTGCTCTGTGTGGTGGAGGAACCCTCGGCCGTGGGCGTGGTCGAGCGCGCCACCGATTTTCGCGGCCGCTACCACGTGTTGGGCGGCCGGCTCTCGCCGCTCGACGGCGTCGGCCCGGAAGCGCTCCGGCTCGACCGGCTGGTACGCCGGGTGCAGGACGAGGGGGTCCGCGAGGTCATTCTCGCCACCAATCCGTCCATGGAGGGCGAAGTGACGGCCACCTATATCCAGCAACTGCTGGCGGGGCTCGGGCCCCGCGTCACCCGGCTCGCGCGCGGGCTGCCGGTCGGCGGCGACCTCGAATACGTGGATGGCATCACCCTCGCCCACGCGCTCTCGGCGCGGCAGGAGCTTACCTGATGGGCTCGCGCACGGGGGTGTTCGCGGGGGCGGCGGCGGCGGGCTTCGTGGCCGGCTGGTTCACGGCGCAGCACCGGTTCGAGCGGCACCGGGCCGATCTCTTCAGCGCGCGGCCGCTCCGCCGGCTCGCGGCGCTCGGGTTCCTGGCGGGCCAGAACGGCGTCGAGACCATCCGCCTGCTGCGCGATTACGTCGCGTGGGAGCACCATCCGGTGCTCCGCCGGCGCGCGCACGCGATCGTGCGGCGCATGGAGGCCGCGATTCGTTGACCGGCGCTCCGGCGAGCTGGTCGTTCGGCGAAGCGGACGCGGAAAAAATGCGCGCCGTGCTTGCCGGATTCTTGAGGGAATCGGGCGCGCGCACGGCGCTCGTCGTCGATCGGTCCGGGCAGCTCGTCGCCACGGTGGGCGAACCCCCCGCGTTCGATCCGACGGCGTTCGCCTCGCTCACGGCGGCGGATTTCAGCGCCAACGACCAGCTCGCCCGGCTTCTGGGCGAGCAGGAGTTCGGCACGCTCTTCCACCAGGGCGAGCGCGAGTCGATGTACCTGGCCGATGTGGCGCGCCGGGTGATCCTGGTGGTGCTGTTCGACACCCGCACCACGCTTGGGCTGGTGAAGCTCCGGGCGCGGCACGCGGTGGGCGCGCTCGACGGGATCTTCACCGCGATGTTCGAGCGGGATGGCGCCGGCGGTCCGCGGCGCGGCATGGAGACGGAATTCGTGGGCGAGGCGGAAAGCGAGATCGACAAACTCTTCGGGGCCTGAGGGAGACGCCGACGCATGTCGATGATCAACTACGCCTCACGCGAGATCAACTGCAAGCTGGTGTACTACGGCCCCGGGCTCGGCGGCAAGACGACGAACCTGGAGCACGTGTACAACAAGGTGGCACCCGCGTCGCGCGGCAAGATGATCTCGCTCGCCACCGAGAGCGAGCGCACCCTCTTCTTCGATTTTCTGCCGGTGGACCTCGGGACCATCCGAGGGTTCAAGGTCAAGTTCCATCTCTACACCGTGCCGGGGCAGGTTTACTACAATGCGTCGCGCAAGCTCATCCTCAAGGGGGTGGACGGCGTCGTGTTCGTGGCCGACAGCCAGATCGACCGGATGGACGCCAACATCGAATCGATGCAGAACCTGTACGAGAACATGGCGCAGTACGGCTACGACATGACGAAGCTGCCGTTCGCGGTGCAGTACAACAAGCGCGACCTGCCCAACGCGGCGCCCGTCGCGGA includes:
- a CDS encoding YbaB/EbfC family nucleoid-associated protein; the protein is MADFQQLLQLSQQVQGRLQQLQSELAGRTFETSAGGGLVRVTADGRGTVRGIAIDPAVFQEHDAEFLADLVLSAVAEAQRRAADLLQAEMRKVQPFPFPSL
- a CDS encoding roadblock/LC7 domain-containing protein, coding for MTGAPASWSFGEADAEKMRAVLAGFLRESGARTALVVDRSGQLVATVGEPPAFDPTAFASLTAADFSANDQLARLLGEQEFGTLFHQGERESMYLADVARRVILVVLFDTRTTLGLVKLRARHAVGALDGIFTAMFERDGAGGPRRGMETEFVGEAESEIDKLFGA
- a CDS encoding GTPase domain-containing protein yields the protein MSMINYASREINCKLVYYGPGLGGKTTNLEHVYNKVAPASRGKMISLATESERTLFFDFLPVDLGTIRGFKVKFHLYTVPGQVYYNASRKLILKGVDGVVFVADSQIDRMDANIESMQNLYENMAQYGYDMTKLPFAVQYNKRDLPNAAPVAELQAALNPGWPVSEPARQRTTPDPYHDGEQLVFEQDGQWVERALWFEAVALTGDGVFDTLKAISKSVVKGLG
- the recR gene encoding recombination mediator RecR — its product is MGAIEQLIAELAKLPGIGRKTAQRLTYHLLQHAPGQAGQLAAALTAVAEQVRPCEQCGNPTEAQPCAICGDPRRDATLLCVVEEPSAVGVVERATDFRGRYHVLGGRLSPLDGVGPEALRLDRLVRRVQDEGVREVILATNPSMEGEVTATYIQQLLAGLGPRVTRLARGLPVGGDLEYVDGITLAHALSARQELT
- the dnaX gene encoding DNA polymerase III subunit gamma/tau is translated as MQIALARKYRPKRFSDLLAQDHVSALLRGAVARDRVGHAYLLTGPRGVGKTTVARILAMALNCPHRPESGEGADDLAGEPCGVCEDCQRIWNGSANLDVVEIDAASNRGVDDARELRERAMYAPSKEGRYKVYIVDEAHMLTREAWNALLKILEEPPKRVVFVFATTDPQRIAAAAAPVLSRLQRFDFRRIGPAAIRDRLRAVLKEEEISADDDALTLIARHADGGMRDGLSMLDQCLSLGEGAVTAARVREVLGLAGDELFAELLSLVAERRPAGVFPLVERLMESGADLAEFMSGAADTCRSLLQLQLGGDPDGLTEAMRNTLAAYRDRLEPGDLLRMLRLSAEQEAAIRRSANSRLVVETLLLRWTMMDRIVDLREVISGTPPAEPPSLSAPRPRTERTAPSDPAAPPSAPIAFALDSLRAEWPALVTAVRTRAQFLGEALALATPVEAAPPKLAIELPAASAYFARMLEEKAAQIEEVLARVLAQPVRLAVAVTSADGSADRPERLTESASRAERLRRLRDRDPALDTAADALDLEIVE